AGCAAAACCCTCACAGCTCTGCGCCAGGCACAAAACCCTGTGGGAGCGAGCTTGCTCGCGAAGGCGGCGGCACATCCAGCATTGATGTGACAGATAGACCGCTATCGCGAGCAAGCTCGCTCCCACAGGGACTGCGCATGGCCCGGGGATGGAATCGCGCCCATGAAAAAGCCCGCAGCGACGGCGGGCTTTTTCAGCAAGCAAGAAGCAGAAGCTCAGATAGGGCGGCTGCCGTACTTGTTGTCAGGCTTCTTGGGCGGATCAGCGACCACGTTGGCTTCCACTTCCTGCACCTTACCGCCCCTGGCCAGGAATTCCTCCATGGCCTTGGCGAGCGCATCACGCTCCTTGTTCTTGGCCTCTACGCTCGGCAACTCGTCGACCGACACCGCAGCCTTGGCCTTGCCTTTGGCGGTAGGAACCGGAACATCGGCCCCATCATCGTCGGCAACGTCTTCAGCCGCCGCTTCAAGGCCTTCTTCGGCCTCGTCTTCGTCGCCTACTTCGAGGTCGTCGTTTTCCAGATCATCGTCGCTCATGTTCTACCTCATGACTTGCGAAAAGCAGATTAGTTATAGCCCAGCTTCGCCATCTGTTCGAAGGCTGCCAGAAAAAATTCAACATCCGCCGGCCATCAGCGGTTACGCCCCGTCACCGTACAAGGTGGCGAGGACTTTACGAGCACCGCCGTGATCACGGTGCTCGCCCAGATAAACACCTTGCCAGGTACCCAATGCCAGCCGTCCTGCCGTGACCGGCAGGCTGATCTGACAACCGAGCACACTGGCCTTGAAGTGCGCCGGGAGGTCGTCCAGGCCTTCGTCGTTGTGCTCATAATCGGCGGTTCCTTGTGGGATCAGCCGATTGAAAAATCGTTCGAAGTCCCGACGTACCGCCGGATCGGCGTTCTCGTTGATGGTCAACGAAGCCGAGGTATGCTGCAGCCACAGATGCAACAGACCGACACGACACGCCTGGAGTTCAGGCAGGCCGGCGAGCAACTCGTCCGTCACCAGATGAAAGCCCCGAGGCCTTGCCCGCAGCGTTATCAGCGTCTGTTGCCACATACACATCTCCGCACGTTCGGCGCGCATTCTAGCGCGCTCTGGGAAAAAACAAAGGGCCTAATATTCTTGCTTCGGTGTAAGCCTTTGGCGGTATAAAAACCCATGTCGCATCCACAACAAAAGGCGTCGGAAAAACCACTGCACCTTGTGAGCAATGACAAATTCCAGACAAAAAAATGCCCGGCGAACCGGGCATTTTTTTTGCGTGTGCCTACAGGTTGTAGCCACGTTCGTTGTGCTGGGCCAGGTCCAGGCCCACCGCTTCTTCTTCCTCGGTGACACGCAGACCCATGACGGCGTCCAGGACCTTGAGGATGATGAAGGTGACGATCGCGGTGTAGACCACCGTGAAACCCACGCCCTTGAATTGAATCCACACTTGCGCACCGATATCGGTCACGGTGCCGAAGCCACCCAGGGCCGGTGCCGCGAACACACCGGTCAGGATCGCGCCGAGGATACCGCCGATGCCGTGCACGCCGAAGGCGTCCAGGGAGTCGTCGTAGCCGAGTTTGCGCTTGAGGGTAGTGGCGCAGAAGAAGCACACCACGCCCGCTGCCAGGCCGATGACCAGGGCGCCCATCGGGCCCACGGTGCCGGCAGCCGGGGTGATGGCAACCAGGCCCGCCACGACGCCCGAGGCGATGCCCAGTGCGCTTGGCTTGCCGTGGGTGATCCACTCGGCAAACATCCAGCCCAGCGCCGCCGCAGCGGTCGCGATCTGGGTCACTAGCATCGCCATGCCGGCGGTGCCGTTGGCGGCGACAGCGGAACCGGCGTTGAAACCGAACCAGCCGACCCACAGCATGGCCGCGCCCATCAGGGTGTAACCCAGGTTATGCGGCGCCATTGGCGTGGTCGGGAAGCCTTTGCGCTTGCCCAATACCAGGCACGCCACCAGGCCTGCGACACCGGCGTTGATGTGCACCACGGTGCCGCCGGCGAAGTCCAGCACGCCCCAGTCCCACAGCAGGCCGCCGTTACCGGACCAGACCATGTGCGCAATCGGCGCATACACCAGGGTGAACCACACGCCCATGAAGACCAGCATGGCGGAGAACTTCATCCGCTCGGCAAATGCGCCGACGATCAGGGCCGGGGTGATGATGGCGAAGGTCATCTGGAAGGTGATGAACACCGCTTCAGGGAACAGCGCCGCCGGGCCGGTCAGGCTGGCTGGCGTGACGCCCGCCAGGAAGGCTTTGCCGAAACCGCCGATGAAGGAATTGAAGTTGACGACGCCCTGCTCCATGCCGGTGGTGTCGAACGCAATGCTGTAGCCATAGATGACCCACAGGATGCTGATCAGACCGGTAATGGCAAAGCACTGCATCATCACGGAAAGAAGGTTTTTCGACCGAACCATGCCGCCGTAGAACAGCGCCAGGCCAGGAATGGTCATGAACAGTACAAGAATCGTGGCCGTGAGCATCCAGGCGGTGTCGCCGGAGTTCAGGACTGGGGCTGCCGCTTCTTCTGCCATGGCCAGGCCAGGCATTGCGAAGGACAACAGGGCTCCTAGCCCTGCGAATTTACGCAGAGTCATATTGTTTTCTCCTGGGGCGTTGGGTTTGGCGGCTTAGATGGCGTCGGTATCGGTTTCGCCGGTACGGATGCGGATAGCCTGTTCCAGATTGACCACAAAGATCTTCCCGTCACCGATCTTGCCGGTGTTGGCGGCCTTGGTGATAGCCTCGATCACCCGATCAAGATCCTTGTCGTCAATGGCGACATCGATCTTCACCTTGGGCAGGAAATCGACCACGTACTCCGCGCCGCGATACAGCTCGGTGTGACCTTTCTGCCGGCCGAAGCCTTTGACCTCAGTAACGGTAATGCCCTGCACGCCGATCTCGGACAACGACTCGCGCACGTCGTCCAACTTGAACGGCTTGATGATGGCAGTGACTAGCTTCATGAAACTTTCTCCCGAATTGGTGGACTTGCCCCAGGAAAACAAACCCGACTCAAGTCTAAGCGCAGTGCCTGGCTTTGTAACGCGTCGTCGGCCCAAGTTGCCCGACAGGTGCCAGTTAACCGATCCCGACGAAACTCCCCGTTCCGCCTGCTGCACTGCATTCGTCACAGCGACTGCATCAGTGCGTGGGTCATCAGCCACTAAGCAGAAACCTTGCCATCTGCACCAAACCCTCTGATTTCAGTCTCTTGGCCACCTGTTCAACGCGCGTTGCGCCATGAACCGCAGCGATACGCACAACAACAGTGCAGCACTGCCCAGCCCCCTGCGCGAAAAGCGTGCATCCCTGGCTTGCGAATTGACTATAGACACTGCGTGATACACTGCCCGCCATTGTTTTCAGGACACCTGCCATGCTTGCGCCCAAAGACCTCCTCGACGCCCTGAGCGGCCACGCCTCCCGCATCTTGAGTGGCGACACGCCGCTGCCCAAAAGCGAAATCGAAAGCCAGTTCAAAGCCCTGCTGCAAAGCGGCTTCAGCAAACTGGACCTGGTGAGCCGGGAAGAATTCGACAGCCAAATGGTCGTGCTGGCCCGGACCCGGGCGCGGCTGGAGAGCCTGGAGGCGAAGGTGGCGGAGTTGGAAGCGCGACTGGCTCCGGTAGCGGAATAAGCCGCGAGCCGGCGCCATACGCCCGGTCACCCAGGCGTATTCAACCCGACGGGTCAGAGACGGAAACGGCCGACCAGGGTATTGAATGACAGGGCCAGGTTGGACAGCTCCTGGCTCGAAGCATTGGTCTGGTTCGCCCCAGCCGCAGTCTGGGTCGAGAGATCCTGGATATTCACCAGATTGCGATCGACCTCACGGGCCACATGGGCCTGTTCCTCGGACGCCGTGGCAATCACTAGGTTACGGTCATTGATCTGCGAAATACCGTCGGCAATCAGCTCCAATGCCTCGCCAGTGGCGCGGGCCAGACTTTGGGTCTCGGTCACCAGCGTCTGGCTCTTGCCCATGGCATCAACCGCACTGTCGGCACGGTCCTGCACCGAGTGGATCATGCTCTCGATTTCACCGGTGGACGCCTGGGTCCGCGCCGCCAGGGCGCGAACCTCATCGGCCACCACGGCGAAGCCGCGACCCTGCTCCCCGGCGCGGGCCGCCTCGATGGCCGCGTTGAGCGCCAACAGGTTGGTCTGTTCGGCGATCCCGCGGATCACATCCAGCACCTTGCCGATATCGCGGACCTGCACGGCAAGGTCCCTGACCAGTCCGGTGGATGAGGTAATTTCCTGGGTGGCGTTGTTGATCGCCTGCACCGCGCTACGAGCCTGATCACGTCCTTCACTGGCCTGCGTGCTGGTCGATTGCGAAGCCTGTGAAGTGGAGACCGCGTTGCGAGCCACTTCCTCGACCGCCGAAGTCATCTCGGTCACGGCCGTGGCGGCCTGCTGGATCTCGTCATTCTGCCGGATCAAGGCACGACTGCCATCATCGGTGACCGCCGTCAGTTCCTCGGCGGCAGAAGCCAACTGGTCCGAAGCGTTGGCAATCTGCTGGATGGTGGACTTCAAGCTCGTCTGCATGTCACCCAAGGCCTTGAGCAATTGACCGGCCTCGTCGCGACCGCGGCTGGTGATGTGCTGGGTCAGGTCGCCCTGGGCGATGCGTTGCGCGCAATCGACCGCCGTGGCAATGGGTCGGCTGATCAGGCGGCTGATAAACACGCCCAACAGCAGCGCGGCAATGAAGGCCACGACGATGCCGCTGTACAACACGGTCTTGGCCGTCACCTCCTGCTGCGTGGCGGCCTTGGCGTCTTCGCTGATCTGGCGGTCATTGGAGTCGATCATGATGGTCAACTGGTCCATCACCTTGCGATAGGTTTTCTGCAGGTCACCCAGCAGCAGGGCGCGGCCGTTCTCCAGATCGCCAGCCGCCATCATCGCCACGTACTGCTGAACCATGGCCTGGTAGACCGGCCAATCGCGGGCCATCTGGTCGCCGGCCAGGCGCTCGTCTTCAGCCAGGATCCCTTTACGGTAAGCGGCGAAGGCCTGTTCACTGGCCAACTGATTGGCTTTCATCGAGGCAAGAAACTCATCCTTCATGCTCTGCGGGGCGTTGCCGGCGGTAGCGACATACAGCCGGTACATGTCGCGCGTCTGGCCAACCGCCTTGGTCTTGGTCTGCGACGTGTTGGCGACCGAAACCAGGTTGTTGTTGAACACCCCCAGCAAGCGTGTCGACAGCGCGGAAACACCACTGACGCCCAGCATGCCCACGGCGAGCGTGATCAAGGCACAGAGGAAAAACGAGGTGATCAGTTTGGTCGATAATTTTGCATCATTGAGCCAGTTCATCGGTGGATCCTCATGGGATGCTGGTCCAGCAGCCCTGTTATGTGTGCATTTCCCTGCCCCGCGTAACGCCAGGTAAAGGGCCTGTGTCCGGATTCCATCGCCGCTCGGGTCCGCCTGCCGACAGGACACTGTTGGCGCGACGCTTGATAGTTTTTTCGTCATGACGTCGTACAACATCACAAACATACAAGCAAAAACCCCTGTTAACCCTCAAGCTGGATGGAGCGATCTCCTTTCTTTCCTGCCCATTGCGCTCGCGACGCTTTTGGTCAGAACCCTTCTGAAACACCTTAAATAGAGCCGTTTCATAAAAAAAAAAAATGATGGCCCTTGGCCATTTTCATTGAGAAATGTTACATCATGTGACATATTCATCGCAACGTAAGACATCGTACGACCGTGCAAGCCTTAACGAACCGAGCCAACGGCAACGCGTCGAACCCCAACCGTGAGGAGTTACACATGCATCCGCAGAGGAGGGACTCGCCATTGCCCGGCGTGCGCAAGGCGAAGCCCATGAGGAATATGCTCGCGGGCGCCT
The sequence above is drawn from the Pseudomonas sp. St316 genome and encodes:
- the sutA gene encoding transcriptional regulator SutA, whose translation is MSDDDLENDDLEVGDEDEAEEGLEAAAEDVADDDGADVPVPTAKGKAKAAVSVDELPSVEAKNKERDALAKAMEEFLARGGKVQEVEANVVADPPKKPDNKYGSRPI
- a CDS encoding secondary thiamine-phosphate synthase enzyme YjbQ, which codes for MWQQTLITLRARPRGFHLVTDELLAGLPELQACRVGLLHLWLQHTSASLTINENADPAVRRDFERFFNRLIPQGTADYEHNDEGLDDLPAHFKASVLGCQISLPVTAGRLALGTWQGVYLGEHRDHGGARKVLATLYGDGA
- a CDS encoding ammonium transporter is translated as MTLRKFAGLGALLSFAMPGLAMAEEAAAPVLNSGDTAWMLTATILVLFMTIPGLALFYGGMVRSKNLLSVMMQCFAITGLISILWVIYGYSIAFDTTGMEQGVVNFNSFIGGFGKAFLAGVTPASLTGPAALFPEAVFITFQMTFAIITPALIVGAFAERMKFSAMLVFMGVWFTLVYAPIAHMVWSGNGGLLWDWGVLDFAGGTVVHINAGVAGLVACLVLGKRKGFPTTPMAPHNLGYTLMGAAMLWVGWFGFNAGSAVAANGTAGMAMLVTQIATAAAALGWMFAEWITHGKPSALGIASGVVAGLVAITPAAGTVGPMGALVIGLAAGVVCFFCATTLKRKLGYDDSLDAFGVHGIGGILGAILTGVFAAPALGGFGTVTDIGAQVWIQFKGVGFTVVYTAIVTFIILKVLDAVMGLRVTEEEEAVGLDLAQHNERGYNL
- the glnK gene encoding P-II family nitrogen regulator gives rise to the protein MKLVTAIIKPFKLDDVRESLSEIGVQGITVTEVKGFGRQKGHTELYRGAEYVVDFLPKVKIDVAIDDKDLDRVIEAITKAANTGKIGDGKIFVVNLEQAIRIRTGETDTDAI
- a CDS encoding accessory factor UbiK family protein, whose protein sequence is MLAPKDLLDALSGHASRILSGDTPLPKSEIESQFKALLQSGFSKLDLVSREEFDSQMVVLARTRARLESLEAKVAELEARLAPVAE
- a CDS encoding methyl-accepting chemotaxis protein gives rise to the protein MNWLNDAKLSTKLITSFFLCALITLAVGMLGVSGVSALSTRLLGVFNNNLVSVANTSQTKTKAVGQTRDMYRLYVATAGNAPQSMKDEFLASMKANQLASEQAFAAYRKGILAEDERLAGDQMARDWPVYQAMVQQYVAMMAAGDLENGRALLLGDLQKTYRKVMDQLTIMIDSNDRQISEDAKAATQQEVTAKTVLYSGIVVAFIAALLLGVFISRLISRPIATAVDCAQRIAQGDLTQHITSRGRDEAGQLLKALGDMQTSLKSTIQQIANASDQLASAAEELTAVTDDGSRALIRQNDEIQQAATAVTEMTSAVEEVARNAVSTSQASQSTSTQASEGRDQARSAVQAINNATQEITSSTGLVRDLAVQVRDIGKVLDVIRGIAEQTNLLALNAAIEAARAGEQGRGFAVVADEVRALAARTQASTGEIESMIHSVQDRADSAVDAMGKSQTLVTETQSLARATGEALELIADGISQINDRNLVIATASEEQAHVAREVDRNLVNIQDLSTQTAAGANQTNASSQELSNLALSFNTLVGRFRL